In Companilactobacillus allii, one genomic interval encodes:
- a CDS encoding DUF2969 family protein encodes MSKKKKAIEINLKDISSDPEKYELWDGKKYIGTITKEGERYLSFVESSDTPFKSVKLDDAINELLMQYNLHNH; translated from the coding sequence ATGTCTAAGAAGAAAAAAGCAATTGAGATTAACCTAAAAGATATAAGTAGTGATCCTGAAAAATATGAACTTTGGGATGGGAAAAAGTATATTGGTACAATCACAAAAGAAGGCGAACGTTACCTTTCCTTTGTTGAAAGTTCTGATACACCATTCAAGTCTGTAAAATTAGACGATGCTATAAATGAATTACTTATGCAATACAATCTACATAATCATTAA
- the yidD gene encoding membrane protein insertion efficiency factor YidD, which translates to MIGLVHIYQKFISPVLPPSCRYYPTCSTYFIDAVKKHGAILGSIMGVSRILRCNPFVRGGVDPVPDNFTIFRNPHPEDYEDEIIAQKFHNGKE; encoded by the coding sequence ATAATTGGATTAGTCCATATATATCAAAAATTTATATCACCAGTTTTACCACCAAGTTGTCGGTATTATCCAACTTGTTCTACATATTTTATAGATGCAGTAAAAAAACATGGTGCGATTTTGGGTTCAATTATGGGAGTATCACGTATATTACGTTGTAATCCCTTCGTTCGTGGTGGTGTTGATCCTGTTCCGGATAATTTCACCATCTTTCGGAATCCTCATCCAGAAGATTACGAGGATGAAATTATTGCTCAGAAATTTCACAACGGAAAAGAATAG
- a CDS encoding DUF1146 family protein — MTSLGINAIITLVSHVVFIWLSFNILQVVDWQKIYNKSNPRMLQLLVAFISIALGYTVSSFFLNIISVSQNLTLLF, encoded by the coding sequence ATGACAAGTTTAGGAATAAATGCGATAATCACACTGGTCAGTCACGTGGTGTTTATATGGCTAAGTTTCAATATATTACAAGTTGTAGATTGGCAAAAAATTTATAACAAATCCAATCCTAGAATGTTACAATTACTTGTAGCGTTTATTTCAATCGCTCTAGGTTATACGGTGAGTTCGTTTTTCTTGAATATCATCAGTGTTTCACAAAACCTAACCTTACTTTTTTAA
- a CDS encoding DNA-directed RNA polymerase subunit beta, which yields MKRDFGKEYRRDIFRKIGWILLIMLIFLVLGMFIGSALGGSNPLAVLWPGTWMHMFDFLR from the coding sequence ATGAAACGAGACTTTGGTAAAGAATATCGTCGTGATATTTTCAGGAAGATTGGTTGGATCTTATTAATTATGCTTATTTTCTTAGTTCTAGGCATGTTTATTGGTTCAGCGCTAGGTGGTTCCAATCCACTCGCTGTACTTTGGCCCGGAACTTGGATGCATATGTTTGATTTCTTGAGATAA
- a CDS encoding FtsW/RodA/SpoVE family cell cycle protein: protein MQIRNNKKANDTDSRIDYGIIFSVMMLAIIGLMSIYVATVQDSQSPTRNVISQVAWYTLGAIIVAVIMQFDAEQLWQVANYAYYGGLALLVLVLIFYSRSYAVQTGAKSWFAIGSFTFQPSEVMKPAFILMMGKVITNHNSEYQVHTLKNDFLLLGKMILWTLPVVVLLELQHDLGTLLVFVAILGGMVLVSGIDWRIILTAFLLAAVVGGTALVFATTDWGREILTHAGFKSYQFARIDSWLNPSQDTSENGYQIWQTMKAIGSGQLLGKGFNVSNVYVPVRESDMIFSVVGENFGFIGSCVVIFLYFLLIYQMIQVTFDTKNEFYAYVSTGVIMMILFHVFENIGMSVGLLPLTGIPLPFISQGGSALLGNMIGIGLIMSMRYHHKSYMFENGTFKQR, encoded by the coding sequence ATGCAAATTAGAAATAATAAGAAAGCAAATGATACGGATTCACGAATCGATTACGGAATAATATTTTCCGTAATGATGTTAGCCATTATTGGTCTAATGTCGATTTATGTTGCTACTGTCCAAGATTCCCAGAGTCCTACGCGAAATGTTATTTCACAGGTGGCCTGGTATACGCTTGGAGCAATTATCGTAGCAGTCATAATGCAATTTGATGCTGAACAGCTGTGGCAAGTAGCTAATTATGCATACTATGGTGGATTAGCACTGTTAGTACTGGTGTTGATCTTCTATAGTAGATCATATGCGGTTCAAACAGGTGCAAAGAGTTGGTTTGCAATAGGTTCTTTCACTTTTCAACCATCGGAGGTTATGAAACCTGCGTTTATATTGATGATGGGAAAAGTTATAACTAATCATAATAGTGAGTATCAAGTTCATACATTAAAGAATGACTTTTTACTATTAGGTAAAATGATATTATGGACACTTCCAGTAGTAGTTTTATTGGAATTACAACATGATCTTGGTACGTTATTAGTTTTCGTGGCAATTCTTGGTGGAATGGTACTTGTTTCCGGAATTGACTGGAGAATTATTTTGACTGCCTTCTTATTGGCAGCTGTAGTAGGTGGTACTGCATTAGTATTTGCAACCACTGATTGGGGACGCGAAATACTGACACATGCAGGTTTTAAGTCATATCAATTTGCACGTATTGATAGTTGGTTGAACCCTTCTCAGGATACTTCTGAGAATGGATATCAGATTTGGCAAACGATGAAGGCAATTGGATCAGGACAATTATTAGGTAAAGGATTCAATGTATCTAATGTATATGTACCGGTTAGAGAATCAGATATGATTTTCTCAGTTGTAGGTGAAAACTTTGGATTTATCGGTTCTTGTGTTGTTATATTCTTGTACTTCCTACTAATTTATCAAATGATTCAAGTTACTTTTGACACGAAAAATGAATTTTATGCATATGTGTCAACAGGTGTAATTATGATGATTTTGTTCCATGTTTTTGAAAATATTGGTATGAGTGTAGGACTATTACCTTTGACTGGTATTCCTTTGCCGTTTATATCACAAGGTGGATCAGCCTTGTTAGGTAATATGATTGGTATAGGTCTTATTATGTCCATGCGATATCATCACAAGAGTTATATGTTTGAGAATGGTACTTTTAAGCAAAGATAG
- a CDS encoding rod shape-determining protein, whose protein sequence is MSKYLGIDLGTANVLIDVKGEGIVLNEPSVVAINTKNDDVVAVGKDAYMMVGRTPANIKAVRPLKDGVIADFNITEKMLQYFIDKLNVGGRFSKPTIMVCAPTNVTPVEQKAIIEAAEQAGGGKVYLQLEPKVAAVGAGLDIFKPQGNMVIDIGGGTSDIAVLSMGDVVTSRSLRFAGDKMTSAIQAFVKQNHGLIIGERTSEQIKIEIGCAMDADESVTFSASGIDIVSGLPKEITINEKEVEGALKDGVTQIVEAAKGVLEQTPPELSADIIDRGIMLTGGGSLLKNLDKLLADELQVPVLLTESPLDSVALGTGILLDNIEKHKKY, encoded by the coding sequence ATGTCAAAATATCTAGGAATTGATTTGGGTACAGCAAATGTACTTATAGATGTAAAAGGAGAAGGTATCGTTTTAAATGAGCCTTCTGTAGTAGCAATAAATACTAAAAACGATGATGTGGTTGCCGTTGGTAAGGATGCTTATATGATGGTTGGTAGAACACCAGCTAACATAAAAGCAGTCCGTCCATTAAAAGACGGTGTTATCGCTGATTTTAATATAACTGAAAAGATGCTTCAATATTTTATCGATAAACTTAATGTTGGAGGTCGTTTTTCGAAACCAACAATTATGGTCTGTGCTCCTACAAATGTTACACCTGTAGAGCAAAAGGCAATTATTGAAGCTGCTGAACAAGCTGGTGGTGGTAAGGTTTATCTTCAATTAGAACCAAAAGTTGCCGCTGTTGGTGCCGGACTTGATATTTTCAAGCCACAAGGTAATATGGTTATCGATATTGGTGGTGGTACAAGTGATATTGCCGTTCTATCAATGGGAGACGTCGTTACAAGTCGTTCACTAAGGTTTGCTGGTGATAAGATGACAAGTGCGATTCAAGCCTTTGTGAAGCAAAACCATGGACTTATCATAGGTGAGAGAACCTCAGAACAAATTAAGATCGAAATTGGTTGTGCAATGGACGCAGATGAAAGCGTCACATTCTCAGCCAGTGGTATTGATATTGTTAGTGGCTTACCTAAAGAAATCACTATTAATGAAAAAGAAGTTGAGGGAGCACTTAAAGATGGCGTGACGCAAATTGTCGAAGCCGCTAAGGGTGTTTTGGAACAAACTCCACCAGAACTATCTGCTGATATTATTGATCGTGGTATCATGCTAACTGGTGGTGGATCATTACTTAAGAATCTTGACAAACTTTTGGCAGATGAATTACAAGTTCCTGTTTTACTTACAGAGAGTCCACTTGATTCAGTTGCATTAGGTACAGGGATCTTATTAGATAATATTGAAAAACATAAGAAATATTAA
- the murA gene encoding UDP-N-acetylglucosamine 1-carboxyvinyltransferase, producing MQQIIVNGPNQLKGSVRIEGAKNAALPILASTLLVSEGKTSLTNIPPLSDVTTMAKVLRALNADVTFDENDEILTVDTSDGITTTAPEELVDKMRASIVVLGPLLARNKEAHVAMPGGCAIGSRPIDLHIKGLEAMGAEFSQNGGFIDAKTDGLHGANIYLDFPSVGATQNIMMAASLADGTTVIDNVAREPEIVDLANVLNKMGADVTGAGTNTIRITGVESMHGCEHSIMQDRIEAGTFMVAAAVTNGDIFIEDAVAAHNKPLISKLIEMGVTVEENDEGIRVIGTNQLKPVDVKTLPHPGFPTDMQAQMTLAQLLSVGTTVMTETVFENRFMHFPEFGKMKADYKIEGNSVIMFGPAQLSGAKVAATDLRAAAALVLAGLVAEGETRVSNLQYLDRGYYRFTEKLRDLGANVRRVSIDENGRESLVFNTVSSVTKLA from the coding sequence GTGCAACAAATTATTGTAAATGGACCTAATCAATTAAAGGGATCAGTTAGAATCGAGGGTGCCAAGAATGCCGCATTACCTATTTTAGCGTCAACATTGTTGGTCTCTGAAGGAAAAACCTCTTTAACGAATATCCCTCCACTTTCTGATGTCACAACGATGGCAAAAGTACTTAGAGCATTAAATGCGGATGTTACTTTTGATGAAAATGATGAAATTTTAACAGTTGATACATCTGATGGAATTACTACAACAGCACCAGAGGAATTAGTCGATAAGATGCGTGCTTCTATTGTTGTTTTAGGACCTCTATTAGCTCGTAATAAAGAAGCTCACGTTGCAATGCCAGGTGGCTGTGCAATTGGATCTAGACCTATTGATTTACATATCAAAGGTTTGGAAGCTATGGGAGCTGAATTCAGTCAAAACGGTGGATTTATTGATGCTAAGACTGATGGATTACATGGAGCCAATATTTACTTGGATTTTCCAAGTGTTGGTGCAACTCAAAACATTATGATGGCAGCATCTCTTGCAGATGGTACAACAGTTATTGATAACGTCGCCAGAGAACCTGAAATCGTTGATTTAGCCAATGTATTGAATAAAATGGGTGCTGATGTAACGGGTGCTGGTACTAATACAATCCGTATCACCGGAGTTGAATCTATGCATGGTTGTGAACATTCAATTATGCAAGATCGTATTGAAGCAGGTACATTCATGGTTGCTGCCGCCGTTACGAACGGTGATATCTTTATTGAAGATGCTGTGGCAGCTCATAATAAACCCTTGATTTCAAAATTGATTGAGATGGGTGTTACTGTTGAGGAAAATGACGAAGGAATCCGTGTTATTGGAACTAATCAACTTAAACCAGTTGATGTTAAAACTTTGCCACACCCAGGATTCCCAACTGATATGCAGGCTCAAATGACCTTGGCTCAACTTTTAAGTGTTGGGACAACAGTCATGACTGAAACTGTATTTGAAAATCGTTTCATGCATTTCCCTGAATTTGGTAAAATGAAAGCTGATTATAAAATTGAAGGTAATTCCGTCATTATGTTTGGTCCAGCTCAATTGTCTGGTGCCAAGGTAGCCGCTACAGATTTGCGTGCTGCTGCTGCATTAGTATTGGCAGGATTAGTTGCTGAGGGCGAAACGAGAGTTTCCAACCTTCAATATTTGGACCGTGGATATTATCGTTTTACTGAGAAGTTAAGAGATTTAGGTGCTAATGTTAGACGCGTCTCCATTGACGAGAATGGTAGAGAGAGTCTAGTATTTAATACAGTATCTAGTGTCACAAAGTTAGCTTAA
- a CDS encoding glycine cleavage system protein H encodes MASEKYLWVKKGDNTTRIGLTSAGQEALGKVNFIDLPVVGREIKVGDSTGEVEAQKAVIEFESPVSGTIVLVNDKLTDNPELLNGSEKDAWLFEVNN; translated from the coding sequence ATGGCAAGTGAAAAGTATTTATGGGTAAAAAAAGGTGACAATACAACACGTATAGGTCTAACATCAGCAGGTCAGGAAGCTTTGGGAAAGGTTAATTTCATTGACTTACCAGTTGTTGGGCGTGAAATAAAGGTGGGAGATTCCACTGGTGAAGTTGAAGCTCAAAAGGCAGTAATTGAGTTTGAGTCACCGGTTTCGGGTACAATAGTGTTGGTTAATGATAAATTAACTGATAATCCGGAATTATTAAATGGTTCTGAGAAAGATGCTTGGCTTTTTGAAGTAAATAATTAA